In Colwellia sp. M166, a genomic segment contains:
- the lipA gene encoding lipoyl synthase codes for MTTKSSRITPGTKLRDAEKMAHIPIKVVTSERETMLRKPNWLRIKLPKSSERIDNIKAALRKHDLHSVCEEASCPNLSECFNHGTATFMILGDICTRRCPFCDVGHGRPLQADKDEPRKLALTLKDMKLKYVVITSVDRDDLRDGGAQQFADCITEIAQHSPHTKVEILVPDFRGRMDRALEILNQNPPHVFNHNLETAPRLYTKARPGANYQWSLDLLKKFGQANPSVPTKSGIMVGLGETNEEILQVMRDLRAHGVTMLTIGQYLQPSKHHLPVERYVHPDDFDMFKREADKMGFDHAACGPLVRSSYHADKQAAGEEVK; via the coding sequence ATGACCACTAAATCATCACGCATTACTCCAGGTACAAAATTACGTGACGCCGAAAAAATGGCGCATATTCCTATCAAAGTGGTTACTTCTGAGCGCGAGACTATGCTGAGAAAGCCGAATTGGTTACGCATTAAGTTACCAAAAAGTTCTGAGCGTATTGATAATATCAAAGCAGCATTGCGTAAGCATGACTTACATTCAGTCTGTGAAGAAGCATCATGTCCAAACTTATCGGAATGTTTTAATCACGGCACGGCAACCTTTATGATTTTAGGCGATATTTGTACTCGCCGTTGTCCATTTTGTGATGTGGGTCATGGTCGTCCCCTGCAAGCAGATAAAGATGAACCTCGTAAATTAGCATTAACGCTAAAAGATATGAAGTTGAAGTACGTGGTGATCACCTCCGTTGATCGTGATGATCTACGCGATGGTGGTGCTCAACAGTTTGCTGATTGTATTACTGAAATTGCTCAACATTCTCCGCATACCAAAGTTGAAATTTTAGTACCTGATTTTCGTGGTCGTATGGATCGCGCTTTAGAAATTTTAAATCAAAATCCTCCACATGTTTTCAACCATAACCTTGAAACAGCACCACGCTTATATACTAAGGCTCGTCCTGGTGCTAACTATCAATGGTCATTAGATTTGCTGAAAAAATTTGGTCAAGCAAATCCTAGCGTACCCACTAAATCAGGCATTATGGTTGGCTTAGGTGAAACTAACGAAGAAATTCTCCAAGTGATGCGTGACTTACGTGCTCATGGCGTTACTATGTTAACTATTGGTCAGTATTTACAGCCGAGTAAACATCACTTACCTGTTGAACGTTATGTTCATCCAGACGATTTTGATATGTTTAAACGTGAAGCCGATAAAATGGGCTTTGATCATGCAGCTTGTGGTCCATTAGTACGCTCAAGTTATCATGCTGATAAACAAGCGGCTGGTGAAGAAGTGAAATAA
- the smrB gene encoding endonuclease SmrB, with product MKFKDALNAEEKKLFKDAIGKIKPMVQDRVHPVKRTGKQKTALTKQKDKKALAEFHFSDEFEPDLNNHGPVKYVRDGVDSFEAKNLRRGRYAPDLILDLHGLDQQQSKREIAALLAACEKEHAQCVCIVHGLGGRVLKNKVPHWLVQHPDVMAFHQAPLEWGGNGALLVLVELKDKFIRD from the coding sequence ATGAAATTTAAAGACGCACTTAATGCGGAAGAAAAAAAGTTATTTAAAGATGCCATAGGTAAGATAAAACCTATGGTGCAGGACAGAGTACACCCGGTAAAAAGAACCGGCAAGCAGAAAACCGCTTTAACGAAACAAAAAGATAAAAAAGCCCTAGCTGAGTTTCATTTTTCCGACGAATTTGAACCTGACCTAAATAATCACGGACCGGTCAAATATGTCCGTGATGGTGTCGATAGTTTTGAAGCGAAAAATTTACGCCGAGGACGATATGCCCCCGATTTAATTTTAGACTTACACGGACTTGATCAACAGCAATCAAAACGCGAAATAGCGGCACTACTGGCTGCTTGTGAAAAAGAGCATGCCCAATGTGTTTGTATTGTTCATGGTTTAGGCGGGCGAGTATTAAAAAATAAAGTACCACACTGGCTAGTACAGCACCCGGATGTTATGGCATTTCATCAAGCACCATTAGAATGGGGTGGCAATGGCGCCTTACTGGTTTTAGTGGAATTAAAAGATAAGTTTATTCGAGATTAA
- the rodA gene encoding rod shape-determining protein RodA, which yields MRNTRHDQQRQRSLWQRLHIDLPLLSGILALLILGLFVVYSAGGQESAVLIRHAKRAGVALFVMLLIAQIPPLSYRKWAVPMFILGLMLLAAVLLFGHVGKGAQRWLDLGVTKFQPSEIMKLVVPMMIAWYVSQYDLPTKISKIIIAFILVLMPTLLIAKQPDLGTALLIASSGVFVIFLAGASWKLIGTCLGLASAFAPVLWMFLMKPYQKQRVLTFLNPEQDPLGSGYHIIQSKIAIGSGGIHGKGWLQGTQSQLEFLPERHTDFIFAVFSEEFGLIGVGLLLTVYLAIVMRGLWIAVHAQHAFTKLLAGSLTLTFFVYIFVNIGMVSGLLPVVGVPLPLVSYGGTSMVTLMAGFGILMAISTHRRFHV from the coding sequence GTGCGTAATACCAGACATGATCAACAAAGACAGCGTTCTCTATGGCAACGTTTGCATATCGACTTACCCTTATTAAGTGGTATTTTAGCTTTGTTAATACTAGGGTTATTTGTTGTTTATAGTGCTGGTGGACAAGAAAGTGCTGTATTAATACGTCATGCGAAACGCGCTGGTGTAGCACTATTTGTCATGCTTTTAATTGCACAAATTCCGCCATTATCTTACCGAAAATGGGCGGTACCTATGTTTATTTTAGGTCTAATGTTATTAGCCGCGGTATTATTATTTGGTCACGTTGGTAAAGGCGCCCAACGTTGGCTCGACCTTGGTGTGACAAAGTTTCAACCTTCTGAGATAATGAAGCTTGTCGTGCCAATGATGATCGCATGGTACGTTAGCCAATATGACTTACCGACAAAAATATCAAAAATAATTATCGCCTTTATTTTGGTGTTAATGCCAACCTTATTGATTGCCAAACAACCTGATTTAGGTACAGCTCTACTCATTGCCAGTTCAGGAGTTTTTGTGATATTTCTTGCCGGTGCTAGTTGGAAGCTTATCGGCACTTGCCTTGGCTTAGCATCAGCATTTGCTCCCGTATTGTGGATGTTTTTGATGAAGCCCTACCAAAAACAACGGGTATTAACTTTTTTAAATCCTGAGCAAGACCCGCTTGGCTCAGGCTACCACATTATCCAATCTAAAATTGCTATCGGCTCGGGTGGTATTCACGGCAAAGGTTGGTTACAAGGCACACAATCACAACTCGAATTTCTCCCTGAACGCCATACTGATTTTATTTTCGCGGTATTTAGTGAAGAGTTCGGCTTAATTGGTGTTGGCTTACTACTGACGGTATATTTAGCCATTGTGATGCGCGGACTATGGATTGCAGTTCATGCTCAACATGCTTTTACTAAGCTTTTAGCCGGTAGTTTAACATTAACATTTTTTGTTTATATTTTTGTCAATATCGGCATGGTTTCCGGCTTATTACCTGTGGTTGGCGTACCATTACCTTTAGTCAGTTATGGTGGAACCTCTATGGTGACATTAATGGCAGGATTTGGCATTCTAATGGCAATTAGTACTCATCGACGATTCCATGTTTAG
- the aroC gene encoding chorismate synthase, whose protein sequence is MSGNTFGKLFTVTSFGESHGLGLGAIIDGCPPGVELNEADLQHDLDRRRPGTSRFTTARREADEVKIMSGVFEGKTTGTPIGLLIENTDQRSQDYGDIAQTFRPGHADYTYWQKYGIRDYRGGGRSSARETAMRVAAGAVAKKYLKQKFGITIQACVTQIGEVCAENIDWNIVEQNPFFFPDASKLEQLDELLRGIMREKDSIGAKLMVVANNVPVGLGEPIFDRLDAEIAHALMGINAVKAVEVGDGFAVVNQKGSEHRDELTPEGFASNHAGGVLGGISSGQPIVASIALKPTSSIGVSGKTVDLAGQAADIVTKGRHDPCVGIRAVPIAEAMLALTLMDHYLRHRAQNADVVCQTPDIER, encoded by the coding sequence ATGTCAGGCAATACTTTTGGTAAGTTATTTACAGTTACTTCATTTGGTGAAAGCCACGGGCTAGGTTTAGGCGCAATTATTGATGGTTGCCCTCCTGGAGTTGAACTCAATGAAGCTGATTTGCAGCATGATCTTGACCGCCGTAGACCGGGTACTTCTCGCTTTACTACGGCACGTCGAGAAGCCGATGAAGTTAAAATAATGTCGGGCGTTTTTGAAGGCAAAACTACCGGTACACCCATTGGCTTATTGATTGAAAATACCGATCAACGTTCGCAAGACTACGGTGATATTGCCCAAACATTCCGTCCAGGTCATGCCGATTATACCTACTGGCAAAAATATGGCATTCGTGATTACCGTGGTGGTGGGCGCTCATCTGCGCGCGAGACCGCGATGCGCGTTGCTGCCGGCGCGGTCGCTAAAAAATATTTAAAGCAGAAGTTTGGCATCACTATTCAAGCCTGTGTTACGCAAATTGGTGAAGTCTGTGCAGAGAATATTGATTGGAATATTGTTGAACAGAACCCATTTTTCTTTCCTGATGCTAGCAAACTTGAACAATTAGATGAGTTATTGCGTGGCATTATGCGCGAAAAAGACTCTATTGGTGCTAAATTGATGGTTGTGGCCAATAATGTCCCTGTGGGGTTAGGCGAGCCTATTTTTGATCGTCTAGATGCCGAGATTGCTCATGCTTTAATGGGGATTAATGCCGTGAAAGCTGTGGAAGTTGGTGATGGTTTTGCTGTAGTGAATCAAAAAGGCTCTGAGCACAGAGACGAATTAACACCGGAAGGTTTTGCCTCAAATCATGCCGGTGGCGTGCTAGGTGGAATTTCTTCTGGCCAACCCATTGTTGCGTCTATTGCGCTAAAACCGACGTCTAGTATTGGTGTAAGTGGTAAAACGGTTGATCTTGCTGGCCAGGCTGCTGATATTGTGACGAAAGGTCGCCATGACCCATGTGTTGGTATTCGCGCTGTGCCTATTGCAGAAGCAATGTTAGCGCTGACTTTGATGGATCATTATTTAAGACATCGAGCGCAAAATGCTGATGTTGTTTGTCAAACTCCAGATATCGAGCGCTAA
- a CDS encoding serine hydrolase: MPQIKVIQSPKKSIKLITFLSSVLLSVCSLSHAQTIIPSAPEVNAKGHILIDYSTGKVIAESNADILLAPASLTKMMTSYIIGKELVIGNINNDDVVKISEKAWAKNFPDSSKMFIEVGTEVPVSLLNQGIIVASGNDACVAMAEHIAGSEDAFAQLMNAHAEQLGMHSSFFENSHGLDSQEHKTTARDMATLAIALIRDVPEEYKLYSQKSFTYNNIKQYNRNSLLWDKSMNVDGLKTGHTSQAGYSLVTSATKGDMRLVSVVMGADSERARKVESKKLLNYGFRFFETYTPYKAGEKFASDRVWMGDSKEVDLGIMVDTPITIPRGQRKNLQANFELDKQLTAPLQKGEVVGKLFLQLDGEDIAQYPLVTLQAVQEGGMFNKLLDYIKLQFAN; the protein is encoded by the coding sequence ATGCCCCAAATCAAGGTTATTCAATCTCCTAAGAAATCAATAAAGCTTATTACTTTTTTAAGCTCTGTTTTATTAAGTGTTTGCTCTCTCTCTCATGCACAAACGATTATCCCATCTGCTCCAGAGGTAAATGCTAAAGGTCACATCCTCATTGATTACTCTACAGGTAAGGTTATTGCTGAAAGCAATGCAGATATCTTACTTGCACCAGCAAGCTTAACTAAAATGATGACGAGTTATATCATAGGTAAAGAGCTTGTGATCGGAAACATCAACAATGATGATGTGGTTAAAATTAGTGAGAAAGCTTGGGCAAAAAACTTTCCTGATTCATCAAAAATGTTTATCGAAGTCGGTACAGAGGTGCCTGTTAGCTTACTGAATCAAGGGATTATTGTCGCCTCAGGTAATGATGCCTGTGTCGCTATGGCTGAGCATATTGCCGGCAGTGAAGATGCTTTTGCACAATTAATGAATGCCCATGCTGAACAATTAGGCATGCACAGTAGTTTCTTTGAAAATAGTCATGGTTTAGATAGCCAAGAACACAAAACTACCGCTCGTGATATGGCAACACTGGCCATTGCCTTGATCCGTGATGTACCAGAAGAATATAAACTTTATAGCCAAAAATCTTTTACTTACAACAATATTAAACAATATAACCGCAATAGCTTATTATGGGATAAAAGTATGAATGTGGACGGTTTAAAAACTGGTCACACTTCACAAGCAGGTTATAGCCTAGTCACCTCTGCCACTAAAGGCGATATGCGTCTAGTTAGTGTCGTCATGGGTGCAGACAGTGAGCGTGCTCGTAAAGTCGAGAGCAAAAAGTTACTCAACTATGGCTTCCGTTTCTTCGAAACTTACACACCTTACAAAGCGGGCGAGAAATTTGCTAGTGACCGCGTTTGGATGGGTGACAGCAAGGAAGTTGATTTAGGTATCATGGTTGATACCCCAATTACTATCCCACGTGGTCAACGTAAAAATTTACAAGCTAATTTTGAATTAGACAAACAACTGACAGCGCCACTGCAAAAAGGTGAAGTGGTTGGTAAATTATTTTTACAGCTTGATGGTGAAGATATTGCCCAGTATCCATTAGTAACACTACAAGCCGTGCAAGAAGGCGGCATGTTCAATAAATTACTGGATTATATAAAACTGCAGTTTGCTAATTAA
- the sixA gene encoding phosphohistidine phosphatase SixA, translating into MQIFIMRHGQADMVAPTDALRPLTANGVTEASMIGQWLLKNAATIDAIFISPYLRAQQTADAVLTALGNVAYKETVNFITPEDNPKDVHDYLDAICSDKQYQKVLLVSHMPLVSYLVAELTSDNAMPIFQTASVAQIDYDTERMQGELVTLVSPNDINLE; encoded by the coding sequence ATGCAAATTTTTATTATGCGTCATGGCCAAGCCGATATGGTTGCTCCAACTGATGCACTCAGACCGTTAACCGCCAACGGTGTCACTGAAGCTAGCATGATCGGCCAGTGGTTATTAAAAAACGCCGCTACAATTGATGCTATTTTTATCAGCCCTTATTTACGAGCGCAGCAGACAGCTGATGCTGTGCTTACTGCGCTTGGTAATGTGGCTTACAAAGAAACAGTAAACTTTATAACGCCTGAAGATAATCCTAAAGATGTACATGATTATCTTGATGCTATTTGTAGTGATAAGCAATATCAAAAAGTGTTACTGGTTTCGCATATGCCTTTAGTCAGTTATTTAGTTGCTGAGTTAACCAGTGATAACGCTATGCCGATATTTCAAACCGCCTCTGTAGCACAAATTGACTACGATACCGAGCGGATGCAAGGTGAACTTGTCACTTTAGTGTCGCCTAATGATATTAATCTCGAATAA
- a CDS encoding septal ring lytic transglycosylase RlpA family protein, with protein sequence MAILKVQRMHGFILLMILLSACSTNYGRYQHKHDSTPSRLPSVSELHDATPRAETHSRGGNKHYQVRGKHYQVLKSAENFSQTGTASWYGRKFHGHLTSNGEIYDMYAMSAAHKNLPLPTYLKVVNNNNGRSVIVRVNDRGPFHQNRIIDLSYSAAYKLDMLKTGTANVTISAITDFSAKTLAQLKTNHGYLAESQAKVTPLAQPTTATSSTKSAIIKTKNKAVVSIITDKKAPKAIAGDTESQLSDNSNKAQYIQIFASSSKTQATKLLTALSAQYKQKTQLEEINGIFRVLVGPIERSDNITKLLLAIKRDGYPNAFVRK encoded by the coding sequence ATGGCGATATTAAAAGTACAGCGTATGCATGGCTTTATTTTACTTATGATACTGCTCTCTGCTTGTAGTACTAACTATGGACGTTACCAACACAAACATGATAGTACACCAAGTCGCTTACCTAGCGTCAGCGAACTACATGATGCAACACCTAGAGCTGAAACACATAGTCGTGGTGGCAATAAACACTATCAAGTGCGCGGTAAACATTACCAAGTATTAAAAAGTGCCGAGAACTTTAGCCAAACGGGTACTGCCTCATGGTATGGTCGAAAATTTCATGGTCACTTAACCTCTAATGGTGAGATATATGACATGTACGCTATGAGTGCCGCCCACAAAAATCTACCTTTACCCACCTATTTAAAAGTGGTTAATAATAACAATGGCCGTTCTGTTATTGTTCGGGTTAATGATCGCGGGCCGTTTCATCAAAACCGTATTATCGATTTATCCTATAGTGCCGCCTATAAGCTTGATATGTTAAAAACAGGTACCGCAAATGTCACCATTTCAGCCATTACTGATTTTAGCGCAAAAACATTAGCCCAGCTTAAAACTAATCATGGCTATTTAGCTGAAAGCCAAGCAAAGGTTACACCTTTAGCTCAGCCAACGACTGCAACATCTAGCACAAAATCAGCTATTATCAAGACTAAGAATAAAGCTGTAGTTAGCATTATCACAGATAAAAAAGCTCCAAAAGCTATCGCTGGAGATACAGAATCACAGTTATCAGATAACTCAAATAAAGCACAATACATTCAAATATTTGCTAGCAGCAGCAAGACTCAGGCAACTAAACTGTTAACGGCATTATCAGCACAGTATAAACAAAAAACCCAATTAGAAGAAATAAATGGAATTTTTCGTGTTCTAGTGGGTCCGATAGAGCGCAGTGATAATATAACTAAGTTGTTACTTGCAATTAAGCGCGATGGTTACCCCAATGCTTTTGTTCGAAAATAA
- a CDS encoding MFS transporter encodes MVSKQFFRLSTNYFWYFGILGLVVPFLSVFLDGRGFTSLEIGEILAVITATKIVAPSLWAQLADRTGKQLTIVKVGALLSLLCFSLIIWTVSYWPLMFSLAMFSLFWTAILPQIEVMTLNSIRRSAKIYARIRLWGSIGFIIAAMVSGELIERYSTEAFSYIGMAILAGLFISTLLSKQPRVANKALVDHVSIKAKVFNGNFLLFFFAGLMLQMSFGPYYVFFALYLKSLTYSGFLIGIFIAIGVVAEIGIFVFAAIFFKSFSLKTLLSISILFTAFRWFLVGHYAESNIALAASQLIHALSFGLYHSASIAFIQKHFNTNQQSRAQAIYIGGVYGVGGAVGAYVAGILWQDGLGAVATFDFAAITALVGGILALFLRTQFIERKATSSG; translated from the coding sequence GTGGTTTCAAAACAATTCTTTCGTTTATCGACAAATTATTTTTGGTATTTTGGTATCTTAGGTTTAGTTGTGCCTTTTCTATCGGTTTTTCTCGATGGCAGAGGTTTTACTTCACTTGAAATTGGTGAGATTTTAGCGGTGATCACCGCAACAAAAATTGTCGCACCGTCATTGTGGGCGCAACTTGCTGACCGAACAGGTAAACAATTAACTATCGTAAAAGTAGGGGCTTTGTTGTCTCTTCTTTGTTTTAGTTTAATTATTTGGACAGTAAGTTATTGGCCATTAATGTTTAGTCTAGCGATGTTTAGTTTATTCTGGACGGCTATTTTACCGCAAATAGAGGTGATGACGCTTAACTCTATTCGCAGAAGTGCAAAAATATATGCTCGTATTCGTTTATGGGGCAGTATTGGTTTTATTATTGCTGCTATGGTCAGTGGCGAGTTAATTGAGCGTTACTCTACGGAAGCATTCAGTTACATTGGCATGGCCATATTGGCTGGGCTGTTTATTTCCACCTTATTAAGCAAGCAACCCCGAGTAGCTAATAAAGCGTTAGTTGATCATGTTTCTATTAAAGCGAAAGTGTTTAATGGTAATTTTTTGCTGTTTTTCTTTGCTGGCTTAATGTTACAGATGAGCTTTGGTCCGTATTATGTTTTTTTTGCTTTATACCTTAAAAGCTTAACTTACTCTGGTTTTCTGATCGGTATTTTTATTGCTATTGGCGTGGTCGCCGAAATCGGTATTTTTGTTTTTGCCGCTATTTTCTTCAAAAGCTTTTCATTAAAAACCTTGTTAAGCATTAGTATTTTATTTACGGCTTTTCGTTGGTTTTTGGTCGGGCATTATGCTGAGAGTAATATTGCCTTAGCAGCCTCGCAACTGATCCATGCGTTAAGTTTTGGTTTATACCATAGTGCCAGTATTGCTTTTATTCAAAAGCATTTTAATACTAACCAACAAAGTCGTGCACAAGCGATTTATATTGGTGGTGTTTATGGTGTTGGTGGTGCGGTTGGGGCATATGTCGCTGGGATACTGTGGCAAGATGGTCTAGGCGCTGTTGCTACCTTTGATTTTGCCGCGATCACCGCCTTGGTTGGTGGTATTTTAGCTTTATTTTTGCGCACTCAGTTTATTGAGCGAAAAGCAACGAGTTCAGGTTAA
- the lipB gene encoding lipoyl(octanoyl) transferase LipB, which yields MKNTLIIRQLNTIDYVDVWHAMQNFTDNRDENTADELWLVEHPPVFTQGQAGKDEHLLMPGDIPVVKVDRGGQVTYHGPGQQVIYFMINLRRRKMGVRELVTLIENGIVASMADFGINANAKPDAPGVYVDDKKIASLGLRVRKGCSFHGLALNVNMDLSPFLRINPCGYQGLEMVQTIDLQGPATVVQAGESLVKHLSKLLNTEHLSYQTGLETGHDH from the coding sequence TTGAAAAACACATTGATTATTCGGCAACTTAATACTATCGACTATGTCGATGTTTGGCATGCCATGCAAAACTTCACCGATAATCGAGATGAAAATACGGCTGACGAACTGTGGCTGGTAGAGCATCCTCCGGTATTTACTCAAGGACAAGCAGGCAAGGATGAGCATCTCCTTATGCCTGGCGATATTCCTGTGGTGAAAGTTGACCGTGGAGGACAGGTTACTTATCACGGCCCTGGCCAACAGGTGATCTATTTTATGATCAATCTACGTCGTAGAAAAATGGGCGTTAGAGAATTAGTGACATTAATAGAAAATGGCATCGTCGCATCAATGGCAGACTTTGGCATCAATGCTAATGCCAAGCCAGATGCTCCAGGAGTTTATGTTGACGACAAAAAAATAGCCTCTTTAGGTTTACGAGTACGTAAAGGCTGCTCTTTTCACGGCTTAGCATTAAACGTCAATATGGATTTATCACCATTTTTACGCATTAACCCCTGCGGTTATCAAGGCTTAGAAATGGTACAAACAATCGATTTGCAAGGCCCCGCCACCGTAGTTCAAGCGGGTGAATCACTAGTTAAACACCTAAGCAAACTACTAAACACTGAGCATTTATCTTATCAAACGGGATTGGAAACAGGTCATGACCACTAA
- the prmB gene encoding 50S ribosomal protein L3 N(5)-glutamine methyltransferase translates to MEIINFAEVSEQLHSVNDYVRFGASQFNQAELYFGHGTNNAWDEALTLVMHQLALPLAMSAELMSCRLVSQERVAILQLFERRIVDGLPAAYLTNQAMFCGLPFYVDERVLVPRSPIGELIDNHFDGLIAYSPQRILDLCTGSGCIAIACAVAFPEAEVDALDLSIDALNVAEINIEGHDLSAQVIPIQSDVFSGVVGQSYDLIVTNPPYVDQEDIDALPQEFLHEPEMGLGSGFDGLDIVRQILAQAANHLNEHGVLICEVGNSQVHLTAAFPRVPFQWLEFERGGHGVFRLTKAQLEQYQQDFSGHE, encoded by the coding sequence GTGGAAATAATAAATTTTGCAGAGGTAAGTGAACAATTGCATAGCGTTAATGATTATGTGCGCTTTGGTGCTAGTCAGTTTAACCAGGCTGAGTTGTATTTTGGTCATGGGACAAATAATGCGTGGGATGAAGCGCTAACTTTGGTTATGCATCAATTGGCTTTACCGCTAGCTATGTCTGCTGAGCTGATGTCATGCCGCTTAGTTTCACAAGAGCGAGTCGCTATTTTACAATTGTTTGAACGTCGCATCGTTGATGGACTGCCAGCGGCTTACTTAACTAACCAAGCAATGTTTTGTGGTTTACCGTTTTATGTTGATGAGCGTGTGTTAGTGCCACGTTCACCCATTGGCGAATTAATTGATAATCACTTTGATGGTTTAATTGCTTATTCACCGCAACGAATTTTAGATTTATGCACCGGTAGTGGCTGCATCGCTATTGCTTGCGCGGTGGCCTTTCCTGAGGCTGAAGTTGATGCTTTAGATCTTTCTATTGATGCGCTGAATGTCGCAGAAATTAATATTGAAGGTCATGATTTATCAGCACAAGTTATTCCAATTCAATCTGATGTTTTTTCTGGGGTTGTTGGGCAAAGCTATGATTTAATAGTGACAAATCCACCATATGTCGATCAAGAAGATATTGACGCCTTACCGCAAGAATTTTTACATGAACCCGAAATGGGCTTAGGTAGCGGTTTTGATGGTTTAGACATTGTACGCCAGATTCTAGCGCAAGCGGCTAATCATCTAAATGAGCATGGCGTATTAATTTGTGAAGTGGGCAACTCACAAGTGCATTTAACCGCGGCTTTTCCTCGTGTACCGTTTCAATGGTTGGAATTTGAACGCGGTGGTCATGGCGTGTTCCGTTTAACGAAAGCACAATTAGAGCAATATCAGCAGGACTTTTCCGGTCACGAATAA
- the ybeD gene encoding DUF493 family protein YbeD encodes MNTKFDELLEFPTVLNFKVMGVACDELPDLVVGELQKHTPGDYAPKVKASSKGNYHSISIAVTVISKDHIETIYKTLNAIEEVRYVL; translated from the coding sequence ATGAATACTAAGTTTGATGAATTATTGGAATTCCCAACCGTTTTAAACTTCAAAGTTATGGGCGTTGCTTGCGACGAATTACCTGATTTAGTTGTTGGTGAGTTGCAAAAACATACGCCGGGTGATTACGCACCGAAAGTGAAAGCAAGTTCTAAGGGTAACTATCATTCAATTTCAATAGCCGTTACCGTCATCAGTAAAGATCATATAGAAACCATCTATAAAACGCTTAATGCTATAGAAGAAGTGCGTTACGTTCTTTAA